A single region of the Salvia miltiorrhiza cultivar Shanhuang (shh) chromosome 8, IMPLAD_Smil_shh, whole genome shotgun sequence genome encodes:
- the LOC130999588 gene encoding 50S ribosomal protein L5, chloroplastic-like, with product MALSPALLHSTASAFHGQFSVRLPSVNFSGVRSGGLSVKASSVVLVEKTEAEKVNRLKTTYIEKIVPLLKEEFNYTNVHQVPKVQKIVVNCGIGEAAQNAKGLDAAMNDLALITGQRPIKTRAKKAIATFKIREGQPLGIACTLRGSVMYSFLDRLINLGLPRTRDFQGVSANSFDGNGNYSIGFREQTVFPELSFDLLGKPRGMDVCIETTANTDKEAHRLLALMGMPFREGAGGGGAPTIMRKKKLKAHHFDSKSKARSKQKTKKR from the exons ATGGCGTTATCTCCCGCGCTATTGCACTCCACGGCGTCGGCATTTCATGGCCAGTTCTCCGTCCGGCTTCCGTCCGTCAACTTCTCCGGTGTTCGCTCCGGCGGTCTCTCCGTCAAGGCGTCGTCGGTCGTCCTGGTCGAGAAAACCGAAGCCGAGAAAGTCAACCGGCTCAAGACCACTTACATCGAGAAAATTGTGCCGTTGCTCAAAGAAGAGTTCAATTACACCAATGTTCATCAG GTCCCCAAAGTCCAAAAGATTGTGGTGAACTGTGGAATTGGAGAGGCTGCCCAAAATGCGAAGGGTTTGGATGCAGCTATGAATGATTTGGCACTTATTACTGGGCAAAGGCCGATCAAGACAAGAGCAAAGAAGGCCATTGCCACATTTAAGATTAGAGAAGGACAACCCCTTGGGATCGCTTGCACCCTAAGAGGCAGT GTGATGTACTCTTTTCTTGATCGGCTCATCAACTTGGGACTTCCTAGGACGCGTGATTTTCAAGGGGTGAGCGCCAATAGCTTTGATGGAAATGGCAACTACAGCATTGGCTTCCGCGAGCAGACTGTGTTCCCAGAGCTCAGTTTCGACCTACTTGGCAAGCCGAGGGGAATGGATGTTTGCATTGAGACAACAGCTAACACGGACAAAGAAGCTCACAGATTGCTGGCTCTCATGGGAATGCCTTTTAGAGAAGGTGCTGGTGGCGGCGGTGCTCCAACCATAATGCGCAAGAAGAAGCTCAAGGCTCATCACTTTGACTCGAAATCGAAAGCAAGGTCAAAGCAGAAGACCAAGAAGAGATAA
- the LOC130999590 gene encoding uncharacterized protein LOC130999590 isoform X1, with the protein MKETILMRVLLCKIQCPLMCFCKPSAAHLYTSKPLKLESAPRAVASTVYAVSGVKEEGRVVDAKHEAETARKSCIRKLCPRPDSTRQVGKKKKKKVQWMDHLGEELAEIREFESSDSGDTDNEEESSRCLCVIL; encoded by the exons ATGAAGGAAACCATTTTGATGAGGGTATTGTTGTGCAAGATCCAGTGTCCATTGATGTGCTTCTGCAAGCCCTCTGCTGCTCATCTTTACACTTCAAAGCCATTGAAACTGGAAAGTGCTCCACGCGCCGTTGCTTCAACAGTTTATGCTGTTTCTGGCGTCAAAGAAGAAGGGCGTGTTGTTGATGCGAAGCATGAAGCTGAGACTGCGAGAAAAAGCTGCATACGGAAGCTCTGCCCTCGCCCCGACTCCACCAGACAGGttgggaagaagaagaagaagaaagtgcaGTGGATGGACCACTTGGGGGAGGAACTTGCAGAGATCAGGGAATTTGAATCAAG TGACTCAGGAGATACCGATAACGAAGAAGAAAGCAGCCGTTGTCTGTGTGTCATTCTCTGA
- the LOC130999590 gene encoding uncharacterized protein LOC130999590 isoform X2, which yields MHLSDSLIQCPLMCFCKPSAAHLYTSKPLKLESAPRAVASTVYAVSGVKEEGRVVDAKHEAETARKSCIRKLCPRPDSTRQVGKKKKKKVQWMDHLGEELAEIREFESSDSGDTDNEEESSRCLCVIL from the exons ATGCATCTGTCTGACTCTCTG ATCCAGTGTCCATTGATGTGCTTCTGCAAGCCCTCTGCTGCTCATCTTTACACTTCAAAGCCATTGAAACTGGAAAGTGCTCCACGCGCCGTTGCTTCAACAGTTTATGCTGTTTCTGGCGTCAAAGAAGAAGGGCGTGTTGTTGATGCGAAGCATGAAGCTGAGACTGCGAGAAAAAGCTGCATACGGAAGCTCTGCCCTCGCCCCGACTCCACCAGACAGGttgggaagaagaagaagaagaaagtgcaGTGGATGGACCACTTGGGGGAGGAACTTGCAGAGATCAGGGAATTTGAATCAAG TGACTCAGGAGATACCGATAACGAAGAAGAAAGCAGCCGTTGTCTGTGTGTCATTCTCTGA
- the LOC130999590 gene encoding uncharacterized protein LOC130999590 isoform X3, whose product MHLSDSLCPLMCFCKPSAAHLYTSKPLKLESAPRAVASTVYAVSGVKEEGRVVDAKHEAETARKSCIRKLCPRPDSTRQVGKKKKKKVQWMDHLGEELAEIREFESSDSGDTDNEEESSRCLCVIL is encoded by the exons ATGCATCTGTCTGACTCTCTG TGTCCATTGATGTGCTTCTGCAAGCCCTCTGCTGCTCATCTTTACACTTCAAAGCCATTGAAACTGGAAAGTGCTCCACGCGCCGTTGCTTCAACAGTTTATGCTGTTTCTGGCGTCAAAGAAGAAGGGCGTGTTGTTGATGCGAAGCATGAAGCTGAGACTGCGAGAAAAAGCTGCATACGGAAGCTCTGCCCTCGCCCCGACTCCACCAGACAGGttgggaagaagaagaagaagaaagtgcaGTGGATGGACCACTTGGGGGAGGAACTTGCAGAGATCAGGGAATTTGAATCAAG TGACTCAGGAGATACCGATAACGAAGAAGAAAGCAGCCGTTGTCTGTGTGTCATTCTCTGA